The window AAGCCAACCAAGATAATCAAATTTTTTCACTAGCAGGAGATAATTTAAAAACAAAAATAACTTCTGAAGAAAGCGAGCAAATAATAGAAGAAATCTTAATAGAAGTTGGTGATTCGATTCCTTCTCTTGACGATTATGCGGTTAGTCGGGCTGGAATTTATTCAAACTAACAATTATTAATTATTAACTATCCATTATTAGTTACCGAGTTGTTGTAGTGAAAGATGTTAATGTTTCCGAAGGTTCTAAGAGTACAGATGTTGGTATTATTCCTGAAGATTGGAAAGTAAAAAATCTTAAATATATTTGCAGTGAACCCATGCAAAATGGTGTATTTTACAAACCTTCAAAGAAAGGCTCTGGAATAAAACTTATTAATGTAGGGGATTTATATAAAAATATTCCTATTGATGTAAATTCGCTTGAATTATTTGAAGCTAATTTGGATGAACAAAAAAGGTATCAAGTTTTAGATGGAGATTTATTTTTTACACGCTCTTCTGTAGTACCAAGTGGAATTGCACAGTGTAATATTTATAAGCAACATCGAAACGAAGTAGTTGTGTTTGACAGTCATGTAATTAGAGTAAGACCAGATAAAAATAAAATTAATTCTTCTTTCTTACATAGATACTTTACTTCAAGAATAGCTCGAAATTATTTGGTTGCTCATGCAAAAACAGCAACCATGACTACAATCGATCAGGGAGTATTGGAAAAATGCCCTGTACTAATTCCACCGTTACCAGAACAAAAAGCGATCGCCCGTGTTTTAAGTGATGTTGATGATTTAATTAGAGAATGCGACTCTCTACTGGCTAAAAAGCGCGACATCAAGCAGGGAACTATGCAGCAACTCCTTACTGGTAAGAAGCGTTTACCTGGTTTTAGTGGTGAGTGGGAAGAGAAAAAATTGGTAGATATTTCAACAGATATTGGTGATGGTATTCATTCAACGCCAAAATATATTAACTCGTCTGAATTTCATTTCATAAACGGTAATAATTTAATTAATGGTTTTATTCAAATTACTGAAAATACCAAATGCGTAAGCCAAGATGAGTATTACAAATATAAAAAAGATTTATCTAACAATACAATACTTATTTCAATTAATGGAACAATAGGTAATATTGCATTATTTGCTAATGAAAAAGTTATTTTAGGCAAAAGTGCAGCATACATTAATATTAATAAATCTGTGTTTAAAAAATATATATTTTATTTTTTGCAAACTCACGCAGTTAAATCATTTTTTGAAGATGAATTAACAGGAACTACAATCAGAAACCTCTCACTTCAGTCAATTAGAAATACTTCAATTCAAATTCCGCCAACACTACCCGAACAGAAAGCGATCGCCGAAATCTTAAGCGATATGGATGCTGAGATCGAAGCCATAGAACAAAAGCGGGACAAGTACAAAGCCATCAAGCAGGGAATGATGCAGGAGTTGTTAACGGGCAAAACGCGATTAATTGAGAATTGAGAATGAATAATTGATAATGAGGGAAAATGCGATTAAAGACAAGTCTTTTGCTTTTGCCTTGAGGATAGTAAAGCTCTACCAATATCTAACAAAAGAAAAAAAAGAGTATGTTTTGAGTAAGCAATTATTGCGAAGCGGTACGGCTATTGGCGCATTAGTTCGCGAAGCACAACAAGCAGAAAGTAAAGCCGACTTTATTCATAAATTAGCGATCGCTCTTAAAGAAGCTAACGAAACCGACTACTGGCTAGAATTATTACACCAATCTGGTTACATAGACTTAAAAGGTTTCCAATCAATATCAACAGATGCAGAAGAACTCCTAAAACTCCTCACCTCCATTATCAAAACCACCAAAAACAAAACCTAATTATCAACTATCCATTATCAATTCTCAATTGAAGCGATTATGAGTCAAATTAAAGAATACGACTTAGTAACGATAGATCGAGACATTCTTACAACCCACAAAGAAACCAACGAGCCGATATTACTGAGAAAAGGGCAAGTAGGAACGGCAGTCATGGATTTCGATGGAAAAGCCTTTTTAATCG of the Myxosarcina sp. GI1 genome contains:
- a CDS encoding restriction endonuclease subunit S produces the protein MKDVNVSEGSKSTDVGIIPEDWKVKNLKYICSEPMQNGVFYKPSKKGSGIKLINVGDLYKNIPIDVNSLELFEANLDEQKRYQVLDGDLFFTRSSVVPSGIAQCNIYKQHRNEVVVFDSHVIRVRPDKNKINSSFLHRYFTSRIARNYLVAHAKTATMTTIDQGVLEKCPVLIPPLPEQKAIARVLSDVDDLIRECDSLLAKKRDIKQGTMQQLLTGKKRLPGFSGEWEEKKLVDISTDIGDGIHSTPKYINSSEFHFINGNNLINGFIQITENTKCVSQDEYYKYKKDLSNNTILISINGTIGNIALFANEKVILGKSAAYININKSVFKKYIFYFLQTHAVKSFFEDELTGTTIRNLSLQSIRNTSIQIPPTLPEQKAIAEILSDMDAEIEAIEQKRDKYKAIKQGMMQELLTGKTRLIEN
- a CDS encoding DUF4926 domain-containing protein, with the protein product MSQIKEYDLVTIDRDILTTHKETNEPILLRKGQVGTAVMDFDGKAFLIDFADEQGVTYAMETVPAEQLIPLLYKPVALQAS
- a CDS encoding DUF2281 domain-containing protein, giving the protein MNKAKYNSEEILSSIQSLPEESLGELVNFIEYLQYKNSSKANQDNQIFSLAGDNLKTKITSEESEQIIEEILIEVGDSIPSLDDYAVSRAGIYSN
- a CDS encoding four helix bundle protein, coding for MRENAIKDKSFAFALRIVKLYQYLTKEKKEYVLSKQLLRSGTAIGALVREAQQAESKADFIHKLAIALKEANETDYWLELLHQSGYIDLKGFQSISTDAEELLKLLTSIIKTTKNKT